The sequence GGCCACGCTCGATGGTGACGCCCAGGCGGCCCTCTCCCCCAATCCGGCGGGGCTCGTGGAAGACCCGTCCGATGCCCTCCAACAGATCGCAGGCGGGGAGTCCTCCGAGTGGCTGCTGAGCCTGGGTTGTTGCCAGGGGTTCACGAACGCCTGCTGGGGACTGACACAAGGGCCCGGGGGATGCACGGGTGGCTGCATCAGCGTCTGGATGACAACCCGTTCCGTCTGCGGCGATCCCACGTGATCGCCTGCTGAGGTGTGCGGGCACCCCCTCCCGCACACCTCAGCGCGATCGACCATCTCCACGAGCCCTCCCATGTTCAGTCCGACACTGAGCCAGTCCGCGTATGCACGCGCGCTCACCTTGCGCGAGCGAGGCCGCCTGCTGCGATCCATGGCGCACGCCGTCGATACATCGCACCTCGTCGATCGGTCGTCGGCATCCATGCCTTCGCCGGCATCGGTACGTCGTCGGGAGACACGATGGCGGGAGCGTTGCGCATCGGCCAACCCCGCGCGTTTCGCCCAGCGACTCGCCACCGATGGTCTCACACCGGACGATCTGACTCGGCTCCTCGATGCCACGGGCGCGTGGACGTCCGACATCCCGGCAACTCGACCCTCATGGTGCGAACTCGCATCCACAGGCGGGGGCCAAGCAGGCCAAGCGGACGAAGCACGAGAAGACCACGATGCATCGCAGGGTGCACTCCACCCTTCACCATTCCAGGGATTTCTCGCCATCGCCTGGCCGCAACTGCTCGAAGCGCAGACGCAACTGTCGCTGCATCTCGATCGGATCCCCGGCCTCGCATCGATCTGCGGTTCGACACAAAGCTTCGTGCAACTCACCACCCCCGCACTCGCCAATACGTTCGCGGAAAATGTGGCCAGAGTGCTCGTGCTCGAGCTGAATGTCATGCGCCTGCGCGGTCAACTGACCGGCACCACCGCCGAAGAGCGTTTCCAGGACTTCGTTCGCAAACTCGGCACTTCTCAGATACGGGAAGCACTCTTCGACGAGTACCCGGTGCTGCTCCGCACGCTCCGACAGGCGGCCGATCAATGGGTCCGGCATTGGTCCGAAGTCGCGGAGCGACTGGTCGCCGACCAGCCGGTCATCGAACAGGTCGTGCTGTGCGGACGTCCGCTGGGAATGCTGCGGGAGATTCGGCCCAGTGCGGGAGACAGACATCGCGAAGGGCGACACGTCACCATACTCGGCTTCGACACGGGGCACCGCGTCGTCTACAAGCCCAGAGCGATTGCCGTGGACATCGCCTACCAGCAGCTGCTCACATGGCTGGCCGACGGGCTCGGCGATCGGACCATGACGACGCCTTCACACCTGGCGCGCGACACTCATGGATGGAGCGCCTACATCGAACATGAACCCTGCATGTCACAGGACGACGTGGCGCTGTTCTATCGACGTCTGGGCATGCAGCTCGCGCTGCTGTATGCACTCGATGCCACCGACATGCACCTCGAGAACCTCATCGCCAGCGGCAGCACGCCGGTGCTGGTCGATCTCGAAGCACTCTTTCATCCCCGCGCCGGTGCAGACACCGACTCCGCGGCTTCTCCCCAAAGCGGTTCAACCGGCGCCTGGGGACCCTACTACGAATCGGTCATGCGGGTCGGTCTCCTGCCAAGCTGGAGCTATCCCAATGCCGATGGAGACGCCATCGAACTGAGCGGTGTCGGGGGAATGGCGGACCAACTGCTGCCGGACGAGCAGCCCGTGTTTTCGGAGATCGGGCAGGACACCATGCACATCGCCCGTGCGCGGGTCAGAATGCCCGCGGCAAAGAACCAGCCACGTATGACGGATGCTCCGGTCGATCCGGCAGCGTTCACCGAACACCTCGTGCAAGGGTTCGAAACGGCCTATCGATACATCGCCGAACATCGCGAATGGCTGCTGCAACCCCACGGCTTGCTGGCGGCGTTCAAAGACGTCGACGTACGGGCGGTACTGCGGCACACGAAAGTGTATGCCACACTGCTGCGTGATTCCTTTCATCCGGATCTCCTCCGGGACGCCGCCGATCGGGACATCCACTTCGAGACGCTCTGGCGCGTGCTCGAAACGAGACCCTGGTACTCCCGCATCGTGCGCCATGAACTCGAGGATCTCTGGCGTGGTGATGTTCCGCACTTCACCACCCGCCCGGGCTCCACGTCCCTGTGGACTTCCGATGGCCAGGAGATCCCGGCGTTCTTCGCCCAGTGTGCCTATACGAACGTGGAGCGACGCATCGCGTCGCTGAACCAGACCGATTGTGAGCGGCAGAGCTGGTTCATCCGTGCGTCGCTGGCCACACTCGATGTGGAGACACACACCGCGCCGGCGCGGGCAGAGATCGATGCCATGGTATCCCGGGGCATCGACGACGATGGTGCTCTACGCATTGTGTCGGAGGCTCCGATCCCGCCGATGACGATCGTCCATCGATCGCGGGATTCGCGCAACCGGGCACGCCGGTACGCACGCCACATGGCCGATCGCCTGGCATCGCTGGCTATCGAACAGGGCACCGACGTGAACTGGCTCGGCGTCTCTCTGCTCCGCGAAAAGCATTGGTCGCTGCAACCCCTTGGAGACGATCTCTACAACGGTCGATTGGGGGTCGCACTTTTTCTTCTGGAGATCGATCGGACGCTTGGCCATTCCCGCGCCGGCGCGCTCGCCCGGGCGGTGCTCGATGCCTGCCTGCGTCGGTACACCGGCATGCTCGAACACGAAATGGCTGCACACACCAACCGCACGATAGCCCCGTCGTTCATGGGAGGGGCGTTTCATGCGCTGAGTGGTGGAGCCTTCGTGCTCGCTCACGCTGCGGAAGTCCTGCAGGAGCCCCGATATGCGCAGATGACCACCCGGCTGCTCCAGCGGGCGGCCGACAACATCGCACAGGACGATCAGCTCGACGTCATTGCCGGTGTCGCAGGATTTGTACTCGTGGGAACCACGCTGCTTCAGCGCGCGCCACACACGGCGGATGCCACCCTCACCCACAACCTGCAGGCTGCCTGCGATCATCTGATTGCCAAAGCCGTTCCGCAGCGCTCGGGCATCGGCTGGAATACACGCGTCGACGCCACGCAGCCGCTCACCGGTTTTTCGCATGGCGCATCCGGAATGGCGCTCGCCCTGCACCGGGCAGGTCAGCTCCTGGATCGGCCCGACTACATCGCCTGTGCCGAACAGGCCATGAACTACGAACGCGATGGTCGCGAACGGACGGGT comes from Gemmatimonas aurantiaca and encodes:
- a CDS encoding mersacidin/lichenicidin family type 2 lantibiotic; its protein translation is MTDTLIRAWKDQDFRATLDGDAQAALSPNPAGLVEDPSDALQQIAGGESSEWLLSLGCCQGFTNACWGLTQGPGGCTGGCISVWMTTRSVCGDPT
- a CDS encoding type 2 lanthipeptide synthetase LanM family protein encodes the protein MFSPTLSQSAYARALTLRERGRLLRSMAHAVDTSHLVDRSSASMPSPASVRRRETRWRERCASANPARFAQRLATDGLTPDDLTRLLDATGAWTSDIPATRPSWCELASTGGGQAGQADEAREDHDASQGALHPSPFQGFLAIAWPQLLEAQTQLSLHLDRIPGLASICGSTQSFVQLTTPALANTFAENVARVLVLELNVMRLRGQLTGTTAEERFQDFVRKLGTSQIREALFDEYPVLLRTLRQAADQWVRHWSEVAERLVADQPVIEQVVLCGRPLGMLREIRPSAGDRHREGRHVTILGFDTGHRVVYKPRAIAVDIAYQQLLTWLADGLGDRTMTTPSHLARDTHGWSAYIEHEPCMSQDDVALFYRRLGMQLALLYALDATDMHLENLIASGSTPVLVDLEALFHPRAGADTDSAASPQSGSTGAWGPYYESVMRVGLLPSWSYPNADGDAIELSGVGGMADQLLPDEQPVFSEIGQDTMHIARARVRMPAAKNQPRMTDAPVDPAAFTEHLVQGFETAYRYIAEHREWLLQPHGLLAAFKDVDVRAVLRHTKVYATLLRDSFHPDLLRDAADRDIHFETLWRVLETRPWYSRIVRHELEDLWRGDVPHFTTRPGSTSLWTSDGQEIPAFFAQCAYTNVERRIASLNQTDCERQSWFIRASLATLDVETHTAPARAEIDAMVSRGIDDDGALRIVSEAPIPPMTIVHRSRDSRNRARRYARHMADRLASLAIEQGTDVNWLGVSLLREKHWSLQPLGDDLYNGRLGVALFLLEIDRTLGHSRAGALARAVLDACLRRYTGMLEHEMAAHTNRTIAPSFMGGAFHALSGGAFVLAHAAEVLQEPRYAQMTTRLLQRAADNIAQDDQLDVIAGVAGFVLVGTTLLQRAPHTADATLTHNLQAACDHLIAKAVPQRSGIGWNTRVDATQPLTGFSHGASGMALALHRAGQLLDRPDYIACAEQAMNYERDGRERTGGYWPDYRTIATRTPEGLPPTMHAWCHGAPGIGLARLRILGSPCDERLAEQVRPDLQHALQDTCAHGFTGNHSLCHGMLGNFALVEQTRRAGIVHEGSHTHHRLAEWILDSMEQAGALCGIPKGIETPGLMTGLAGIGLGLLQLAGEEVVDVLTLTLPDRRA